A genomic region of Trichothermofontia sichuanensis B231 contains the following coding sequences:
- a CDS encoding cation:proton antiporter: MIDRLFLSHAPWFLASVGEDANIELASFLMSGVRVLLIFGLAVLLAEILARFKLPSILGCLLAGVILGTSGLHWVVPGEAAASLSPGLVNAIAAISHATPAEIIEDYESQFITIERIGGLGLLCLLFLTGLESDLDEMIRVGWQAATVAIVGVILPFILGMLGLIYLFHAPVIVALFAGAALTATSIGITASVLKDLGQLSSKEGQIIIGAAVLDDILGIVILAIVVALVKEGNVEFSQIAYLILNTIFFVGGALLLSRYGIPFFNALAEKFEVEGSPVMLGVMVIFVMAMVAMGLRLESALGAFAAGLVMGSTQLAKQLEEEMKPLVTLFATIFFVLIGVEIDLSLFNPLEPSNWPGLLMATFLIVVAIVGKLAAGFAIFGSDPVNRLAIGTGMVPRGEVGLIFVGLGTATGVLDSTTDAALILMVIATTFLAPVLLHFVFSDTSAPVNLKVKPDAGG; the protein is encoded by the coding sequence ATGATTGACCGTTTATTCCTGTCCCATGCCCCCTGGTTCCTGGCGAGTGTGGGTGAAGATGCCAATATCGAACTAGCCAGTTTCCTTATGTCCGGGGTACGTGTCCTTCTAATTTTCGGGTTAGCAGTGCTCCTGGCTGAAATCCTGGCCCGTTTCAAATTACCCTCTATCCTGGGGTGTTTGCTAGCAGGCGTTATCCTGGGGACTTCTGGGTTGCATTGGGTTGTCCCAGGGGAGGCAGCTGCGAGTCTGAGTCCCGGTTTGGTCAATGCGATCGCGGCCATCTCCCATGCCACCCCTGCCGAGATTATTGAGGACTATGAATCCCAGTTTATCACTATCGAGCGGATTGGCGGCCTAGGGCTACTCTGCTTATTATTTCTAACGGGTCTAGAGTCCGATCTTGATGAAATGATCCGCGTGGGGTGGCAAGCCGCAACCGTGGCTATCGTTGGGGTTATCTTGCCCTTTATCCTGGGGATGCTGGGGTTGATCTACCTGTTCCACGCCCCCGTGATTGTGGCCCTATTTGCCGGAGCCGCACTGACCGCAACCAGTATTGGGATTACGGCCAGTGTGCTCAAGGATTTAGGTCAACTCTCCTCTAAGGAAGGCCAAATTATCATTGGGGCTGCCGTTCTAGACGATATTTTGGGAATTGTTATCTTAGCCATTGTGGTCGCTCTGGTTAAGGAAGGTAACGTCGAATTCTCCCAGATCGCCTATCTGATTCTGAACACCATCTTTTTTGTGGGGGGAGCATTGCTCCTGAGTCGCTACGGCATCCCCTTCTTTAATGCCCTCGCCGAGAAGTTTGAGGTGGAAGGCAGCCCCGTTATGTTAGGCGTCATGGTTATCTTTGTCATGGCAATGGTAGCTATGGGGCTGCGCCTGGAGTCTGCCTTAGGGGCCTTCGCCGCTGGTCTGGTCATGGGCAGCACCCAGTTGGCGAAGCAACTTGAAGAAGAAATGAAGCCACTGGTGACCTTATTTGCAACGATTTTCTTTGTCCTGATTGGCGTCGAAATTGATCTGAGCTTGTTTAATCCCCTGGAACCCAGCAACTGGCCCGGATTATTGATGGCCACTTTCCTGATTGTGGTTGCGATCGTCGGTAAACTAGCGGCGGGCTTTGCCATCTTCGGTTCGGACCCGGTCAATCGGCTGGCGATCGGAACGGGCATGGTCCCCAGAGGCGAAGTGGGCCTGATTTTTGTGGGGTTAGGGACAGCAACGGGCGTCCTGGACTCAACCACCGATGCCGCCCTGATTTTGATGGTCATTGCCACCACCTTTCTGGCCCCGGTCCTGCTCCACTTCGTCTTTAGCGATACGTCTGCGCCGGTGAATCTGAAGGTAAAGCCGGATGCCGGTGGCTAG
- a CDS encoding TrmH family RNA methyltransferase, producing MATPAPPPEAIINYLKQFVTANRWQKMQAVLHQRTRQVTVVLEDIYQPHNASAVLRSCDAFGVQDVHLIQNKNRFELAKGVALGTEQWLTLYHYRDTTLDNTTACLTQLRRQGYTLVATTPHFQGISITDVPITAKIALLFGTELSGLSEGALAQADLFATIPMLGFCESLNISVSVAVCLYEITTRLRRSAHPWQLSEAEKADLQLTWLRRSVKGADHLEKQFRANYK from the coding sequence ATGGCGACTCCAGCCCCACCCCCCGAGGCAATTATTAATTACTTAAAGCAATTTGTCACGGCTAATCGTTGGCAAAAAATGCAGGCTGTGCTGCACCAGCGAACCCGCCAAGTAACTGTGGTGTTGGAAGATATTTACCAGCCCCACAACGCCAGTGCCGTGTTGCGCAGTTGTGATGCCTTTGGTGTTCAGGATGTCCATCTGATTCAAAATAAAAATCGGTTTGAGCTAGCTAAGGGAGTAGCCCTAGGGACAGAGCAATGGCTGACGTTATATCACTACCGGGACACAACGCTGGATAATACAACTGCCTGTCTAACTCAACTCAGGCGGCAGGGGTATACCCTGGTTGCAACCACGCCCCACTTCCAAGGAATTAGCATTACTGACGTTCCGATCACTGCTAAAATCGCCCTCCTCTTTGGTACCGAACTGAGTGGTTTATCCGAGGGAGCTTTGGCGCAAGCGGATCTATTTGCGACGATTCCCATGCTAGGCTTTTGTGAGAGCTTGAATATTTCGGTGAGCGTCGCCGTATGTTTATATGAGATTACGACTCGTTTGCGGCGATCGGCCCATCCTTGGCAGTTAAGTGAGGCCGAAAAAGCGGATCTGCAACTGACGTGGTTACGCCGATCAGTGAAGGGAGCCGATCACCTCGAAAAGCAGTTTCGAGCCAATTATAAATAG
- a CDS encoding zinc ribbon domain-containing protein: MLAFFRRITRLFVRKSTQVAQEPLNRVSLIILILVDIFVLINVFAGLDNIANWPLSPEETFPCYGAYQTYQNERERQDPFQVDTQTIAQVIADAQGWQPLSDDRHRIGSVNPLCVEHKRLKQAVPTPENVKRQDAIAALSTEIDTLKQRIATLQAQYDSTLLEKIAEQAPEQSINQSTAERTKADIESAKRQIQEKQQQVKQIQQELLATPVVITYLDALGNQETYATLKRGYESAQFWYPNLQFLLQLLFLAPLIAIAYWWHSSAVNHHRGLQILLSWHLLLIFCIPLLIKVFSFLQFGNLVRWVIDLMVALVGGLLFVASYLLILVIPLVGFGLIKFLQRFVFNPQIQAKKRIQKSRCIRCNARLRTPDPYCPHCGFEQYQECPYCHHRTYKFSHYCRACGQFLQSSEGQAQTS; this comes from the coding sequence ATGTTGGCATTTTTTCGACGGATAACGCGCCTGTTCGTGCGCAAGTCTACCCAAGTCGCCCAGGAACCCCTCAATCGGGTTAGCCTGATTATCCTGATTCTGGTCGATATCTTCGTCCTGATTAATGTTTTTGCAGGTCTCGATAATATTGCTAACTGGCCCCTGAGTCCAGAGGAAACCTTTCCCTGCTATGGGGCTTACCAAACCTATCAAAACGAACGGGAACGACAGGATCCTTTCCAGGTTGATACCCAGACAATTGCCCAGGTAATTGCTGATGCTCAGGGTTGGCAACCACTCTCTGACGATCGCCATCGCATTGGCAGTGTTAATCCCCTCTGTGTTGAGCATAAACGCCTGAAGCAAGCAGTGCCCACACCAGAGAACGTTAAACGACAAGATGCGATCGCCGCCTTAAGCACTGAGATTGATACCCTGAAACAGAGGATCGCAACGCTCCAGGCTCAATACGATTCAACCCTACTCGAAAAAATTGCTGAGCAAGCACCTGAACAATCCATTAATCAATCAACGGCAGAAAGGACAAAGGCTGATATTGAAAGCGCTAAACGCCAAATTCAAGAAAAGCAACAACAGGTTAAACAGATTCAGCAGGAATTACTGGCTACCCCAGTTGTGATCACTTACCTGGATGCCTTGGGTAACCAGGAAACCTATGCAACCCTCAAGCGAGGCTATGAGTCGGCCCAATTTTGGTATCCCAATCTTCAATTTTTGCTGCAACTGCTGTTCCTAGCTCCTCTGATTGCGATCGCCTACTGGTGGCATAGCAGTGCAGTTAATCACCATCGAGGTCTACAAATTCTCCTCAGTTGGCATTTACTCCTGATCTTTTGCATTCCGTTACTGATCAAGGTTTTTAGCTTCCTCCAATTTGGCAACCTGGTTCGTTGGGTCATTGATTTGATGGTTGCCTTAGTAGGTGGCCTGCTATTTGTTGCTAGCTACCTTTTGATTCTGGTAATTCCCCTTGTGGGATTTGGACTGATCAAATTTCTCCAACGCTTTGTTTTTAATCCCCAAATTCAAGCCAAAAAACGGATTCAGAAGTCTCGCTGTATTCGGTGTAATGCTCGCTTGCGTACTCCTGATCCCTACTGTCCCCATTGTGGCTTTGAGCAATACCAGGAATGCCCCTATTGTCACCACCGTACCTACAAATTTTCACATTACTGCCGTGCCTGTGGTCAATTCTTACAGTCCAGCGAAGGACAGGCACAGACGAGTTAA
- a CDS encoding DUF445 domain-containing protein: MNLASLWIYFVPPITGSIIGYFTNDIAIKMLFRPYRAYYLGQWRIPFTPGLIPSNQERLAKRIADTIMGSLLTPAELQKLARRLLQTERVQGAIHWLLLSALEQVRSDTEQKTAKILAGILHDLLGDSMPRLLRVLARREDFLEAQLNHIFDQVLLELQLSRVQAAQLADWILETALPPDAIRQILIDFLTDHNIQVIDEGFREKTSGTYWVIANLFGVRNALLRLRTYCLDEKEASNTRIAELVVALQIRQRLQEWLQNLSLQNLPVSTVRQLRQTMRETVRTYLQEQGADLLQGLAQSVNWEHIATLILNRLRNSTVVSSSLVGVSSELALVLERYLEKDLETIVTQVIPILNIDQVIVERVKATSPRNLELAIQGIVRSELQAIVNLGGILGFIVGCLQVVILLFR; the protein is encoded by the coding sequence TTGAACCTCGCCAGCCTGTGGATTTATTTTGTCCCACCCATTACGGGTAGCATCATTGGCTACTTCACCAATGATATTGCGATCAAAATGCTGTTCCGCCCCTACCGTGCCTATTACTTGGGCCAGTGGCGGATTCCCTTTACCCCTGGTCTGATTCCCAGTAACCAAGAACGGCTGGCCAAACGCATCGCCGACACGATCATGGGGTCGCTGCTAACGCCGGCGGAATTGCAAAAGCTGGCCCGTCGTTTACTGCAAACCGAACGCGTACAAGGGGCAATCCATTGGTTATTGTTATCGGCCCTGGAGCAGGTGCGATCGGATACCGAACAGAAGACGGCCAAAATTCTGGCGGGTATTTTGCACGATCTTCTGGGTGACTCGATGCCGCGGTTATTGCGGGTATTGGCCCGTCGTGAAGACTTTCTTGAAGCCCAACTCAATCATATTTTTGATCAGGTTTTACTGGAACTGCAATTAAGCCGTGTGCAAGCCGCCCAATTGGCTGATTGGATTTTGGAAACGGCATTGCCACCGGATGCGATTCGTCAGATTTTAATTGATTTTCTGACGGATCATAATATTCAGGTTATTGACGAAGGGTTTCGGGAAAAAACCAGTGGTACCTATTGGGTAATTGCCAATCTATTTGGGGTCCGCAATGCTCTCCTCCGATTACGCACCTACTGTCTGGACGAAAAGGAAGCCAGTAACACCCGTATTGCTGAACTGGTTGTTGCCCTGCAGATTCGGCAACGGTTACAGGAATGGCTCCAAAATCTCTCCCTGCAAAATCTACCGGTTTCTACGGTACGGCAACTGCGCCAAACAATGCGGGAAACGGTGCGGACCTATTTGCAAGAGCAAGGGGCGGATCTGCTCCAGGGCCTAGCCCAATCGGTTAATTGGGAGCATATTGCAACGCTGATTCTCAATCGATTACGCAACTCTACAGTGGTGAGCAGTTCCCTAGTAGGGGTGAGTAGCGAGTTAGCCTTGGTGTTAGAGCGTTATTTAGAAAAAGATTTGGAAACGATCGTCACCCAGGTCATTCCGATTCTCAATATTGACCAGGTTATCGTGGAGCGAGTCAAGGCCACGTCCCCGCGCAATCTAGAACTGGCCATCCAGGGCATTGTCCGGAGTGAATTGCAGGCGATCGTAAACTTGGGCGGTATCCTCGGCTTTATTGTCGGCTGTCTGCAGGTCGTGATTTTGCTGTTTCGCTAA
- a CDS encoding low-complexity tail membrane protein, which translates to MSLVKSEFKSEPFLWIHLAGLAAVPIWLELGWLGLATGSPLLPVPLEVGIVALVGGALPAGMQLVRPFYIFSIPGLILRAGQLAKSQRQILRQLYDRRNYLIILAVPLVWAVIVWQLYRLAPLVSRLSPLPASWHVVGLAIAIGAFTLANLMTQVPLAVLQVLLTPEAELAALEPYPTAEIAQDFTRLGWPVDRIPFVPTPLATDEGVEG; encoded by the coding sequence ATGTCTTTAGTTAAATCGGAGTTTAAATCAGAACCGTTCCTTTGGATTCATTTAGCAGGGTTGGCAGCCGTACCCATCTGGCTAGAGTTGGGTTGGTTGGGGCTAGCGACGGGGAGTCCCCTGCTGCCTGTGCCGTTGGAGGTGGGTATTGTGGCCCTAGTGGGGGGGGCCTTGCCCGCTGGGATGCAATTGGTGCGTCCGTTTTACATCTTTAGTATTCCGGGGCTGATTCTACGGGCTGGGCAGTTGGCTAAATCCCAGCGCCAGATTTTGCGCCAACTGTACGATCGCCGCAATTATTTAATCATTTTGGCCGTCCCGCTGGTATGGGCAGTGATCGTCTGGCAACTATATCGCTTGGCTCCCCTTGTCAGTCGCCTGAGTCCTTTACCTGCCAGTTGGCATGTAGTGGGGTTAGCGATCGCGATCGGGGCTTTCACACTGGCCAACCTCATGACCCAGGTTCCCCTCGCGGTCTTGCAAGTGTTGTTGACCCCTGAAGCTGAGCTAGCAGCATTAGAACCCTACCCCACCGCAGAAATTGCCCAAGACTTTACGAGGTTAGGGTGGCCCGTCGATCGCATCCCTTTCGTGCCAACCCCCTTAGCCACCGATGAAGGGGTAGAGGGCTAG
- the murJ gene encoding murein biosynthesis integral membrane protein MurJ, which produces MTEQPQAKRSLARIAGIVAIATLISKLFGLVRQQAIAAAFGVGPAFEAYNYAYVVPGFLLILLGGINGPFHSAMVSVLAKRDQREAAPLVESITTLVSGVLLIVTILVIVFAGPLIELVAPGLGQTPAGLAIRAIAVRQLQLMAPMALFAGLIGIGFGTLNASDQYWLPSISPLFSSLTVIGGLVVLALNLGPDIATPEYAMLGGIVLAVGTLLGAVLQWLVQVVAQWRSGMGSLRLRFDFRHAGVQEVLKIMGPATFASGMMQINVYTDLFFASFIPPAASALGYAGLLVQTPLGILSNMILVPLLPVFSRLTDPQDWPALKERIRQGLILTALSMLPLGALMVVLADPIVRVVYERGAFQSDASKLVAAVLMAYGVGMFVYLGRDVLVRVFYALGDAQTPFRISVFNIFLNALLDYWLIGPFGASGLVLATVGVNMVSLLMFLWLLDRRLQGLPLGQWAIPIVALTAFSGIAGVGSWGFYTTLVQFVPKVGFLAQLGLLSLAGIVGLGIFAVLTHFLKLPETELLLARLQQRWRRS; this is translated from the coding sequence GTGACTGAGCAACCCCAAGCAAAGCGTTCGTTGGCAAGAATTGCGGGCATTGTCGCCATTGCCACCCTGATTAGTAAGTTGTTTGGCCTCGTGCGGCAACAGGCGATCGCCGCAGCGTTTGGGGTCGGCCCTGCTTTTGAAGCCTATAACTATGCCTATGTGGTGCCTGGCTTTTTACTGATCCTGTTGGGGGGCATTAACGGCCCCTTCCATAGCGCGATGGTGAGTGTTCTGGCCAAGCGAGACCAGCGGGAGGCAGCACCGCTGGTGGAGTCGATCACGACCCTAGTGAGCGGGGTGCTGTTGATCGTCACGATCCTTGTCATTGTGTTTGCGGGACCGTTGATTGAATTGGTGGCGCCGGGGTTGGGCCAGACGCCCGCCGGGTTGGCAATTCGGGCGATCGCGGTGCGTCAGTTGCAATTGATGGCTCCCATGGCCCTATTCGCTGGGTTGATTGGCATTGGCTTTGGCACGTTGAATGCCTCGGATCAGTATTGGTTGCCGTCAATCAGCCCTCTGTTCTCCAGCTTGACGGTCATTGGGGGCCTCGTGGTATTGGCCCTAAACTTGGGTCCAGATATTGCCACCCCCGAATATGCGATGTTGGGGGGTATTGTGCTGGCCGTCGGAACATTGCTGGGAGCAGTATTGCAATGGCTGGTGCAGGTGGTGGCCCAGTGGCGCAGTGGCATGGGTAGCCTGCGATTACGGTTTGACTTCCGCCATGCCGGGGTCCAGGAGGTCCTGAAAATCATGGGGCCAGCCACCTTTGCCTCCGGCATGATGCAGATCAATGTGTACACTGATTTGTTTTTTGCGTCCTTTATCCCCCCAGCCGCTTCGGCCTTGGGCTACGCAGGCTTGCTGGTGCAAACGCCCCTAGGCATCCTATCGAATATGATTCTGGTGCCCTTGTTGCCGGTGTTCTCGCGGCTCACTGACCCCCAGGATTGGCCGGCGTTGAAGGAGCGGATTCGCCAGGGGTTGATTCTGACGGCTCTGTCGATGTTGCCTTTGGGGGCGCTGATGGTGGTCTTGGCCGATCCCATCGTGCGGGTCGTTTATGAACGGGGAGCCTTCCAAAGTGATGCGTCCAAGCTGGTAGCCGCGGTGTTGATGGCCTATGGGGTGGGAATGTTTGTCTATCTGGGGCGGGATGTCCTGGTGCGGGTGTTTTATGCCTTGGGAGATGCCCAAACGCCTTTTCGGATTAGTGTGTTCAATATCTTTCTCAATGCCCTTCTGGATTATTGGCTGATTGGTCCCTTCGGTGCCTCTGGTCTAGTGTTGGCGACGGTGGGGGTGAATATGGTTTCGTTGCTGATGTTTCTCTGGCTCCTTGATCGCCGATTACAGGGACTGCCCCTAGGCCAATGGGCGATCCCGATCGTGGCCTTAACGGCCTTTAGTGGCATCGCCGGGGTAGGCAGTTGGGGCTTCTATACGACCCTGGTGCAGTTCGTCCCCAAGGTTGGTTTTCTGGCCCAGTTAGGGCTATTAAGTCTTGCAGGAATCGTAGGGCTGGGCATTTTTGCCGTTTTAACCCATTTTTTAAAACTCCCGGAAACCGAACTGCTTCTGGCTCGCCTGCAGCAACGCTGGCGGCGATCGTAG
- a CDS encoding carbon dioxide-concentrating mechanism protein CcmK, translated as MPIAVGMIETKGFPAVVEAADAMVKAARVTLVGYEKIGSGRVTVIVRGDVSEVQASVSAGLDSARRVAGGEILSHHIIARPHENLEYVLPIRYTPEVEQFRV; from the coding sequence ATGCCAATTGCAGTAGGGATGATTGAAACAAAGGGGTTTCCTGCGGTTGTGGAAGCGGCGGATGCGATGGTGAAGGCCGCGCGGGTGACACTGGTGGGCTATGAGAAAATTGGCAGTGGCCGGGTAACCGTCATTGTACGGGGCGATGTCTCGGAAGTTCAAGCCTCCGTGTCGGCAGGGTTGGACTCGGCCCGACGGGTAGCTGGCGGTGAAATCCTATCCCACCATATTATTGCCCGTCCCCACGAAAACCTGGAATACGTCCTCCCCATTCGCTACACGCCTGAAGTTGAGCAGTTCCGGGTGTAG
- a CDS encoding carbon dioxide-concentrating mechanism protein CcmK gives MPIAVGMIETLGFPAVVEAADAMVKAARVTLVGYEKIGSGRVTVIVRGDVSEVQASVSAGLDSVKRVAGGQMLSHHIIARPHENLEYVLPIRYTEAVEQFRENANAVRPYRA, from the coding sequence ATGCCAATTGCGGTCGGGATGATTGAAACCCTGGGTTTCCCAGCGGTTGTGGAAGCGGCGGATGCGATGGTGAAGGCGGCCCGCGTTACCTTGGTCGGCTACGAAAAAATTGGCAGTGGCCGGGTAACCGTCATTGTCCGGGGGGATGTCTCGGAAGTGCAGGCCTCTGTATCGGCGGGACTGGATTCCGTCAAGCGTGTGGCGGGGGGCCAAATGCTCTCCCACCACATCATTGCCCGTCCCCACGAAAACCTGGAATACGTCCTCCCCATTCGCTATACCGAAGCGGTGGAACAATTCCGTGAGAACGCGAATGCGGTTCGGCCCTATCGGGCATAG
- a CDS encoding EutN/CcmL family microcompartment protein yields the protein MLIAKVRGTVVSTYKEPSLQGVKLLVLQFMDDEGEPLPGYEVAADTVGAGVGEWVLVSRGSPARQVRGSLERPIDAAVVAIIDTINVENRLIYSKRADEAR from the coding sequence ATGCTCATTGCCAAAGTGCGGGGCACCGTCGTGAGTACCTATAAGGAACCCAGCCTGCAAGGGGTGAAGCTCCTGGTTCTCCAATTTATGGATGACGAAGGCGAACCCCTACCGGGCTACGAGGTCGCTGCCGATACGGTGGGCGCAGGTGTGGGCGAGTGGGTGCTAGTCAGTCGGGGGAGTCCTGCCCGTCAGGTGCGGGGGAGCCTCGAACGTCCGATCGATGCCGCTGTCGTGGCCATCATTGACACGATTAACGTCGAAAACCGCTTGATCTATAGCAAGCGGGCAGACGAGGCTCGATAA
- a CDS encoding ribulose bisphosphate carboxylase small subunit, with product MVVHSTPQGFATRAAAPPTPWSQTLAEPKIHATAYVHASASIIGDVRVGANVLIAPGTSVRADEGAPFRIGEGSNIQDGVVIHGLERGRVLGDDQQEYSVWIGQNTSITHKALIHGPCYIGNDCFIGFRSTVFNARIGHGCIVMMHVLIQDVEIPPGKYVPSGAVITNQQQVDRLTDVRAEDLNFASHVISINDALRAGYHCAEDASCINPIRNHVTPDHTHTHTHGRSDATEGGRSMSYGLSSEVVTQVRNLLSQGYRVGTEHADARRFRTGSWQTCAPISSTYEAEVLKALGACLQEHAGEYVRLLGIDTQAKRRVLEMIIQQPDGNPPAPSSNVRMAAAPTRQSGSGATQGGAGPDVAAQVRQFLAQGYRVGLEYANERRFRTGSWQSAALQATHEAGILAELTAFLQEHANDYVRLLGIDAQAKRRVGEVLIQRPGQGVAIAADSRGSAPSRSDSAPSFRSYRPSGNGHGGGELANQVRQLLAQGYQVGVEYANERRFRTGSWQSGSIQATHEAGIISELNAFLQEHAGEYVRLLGIDANAKRRVSEQIIQRPNGQSSNGSTTATTAGKGFGQSSYSGAKSSGRSTSNGSGSRAGATALAADIVTQVRKLLSQGYRIGTEHATPRRFRTSSWESCAPITSTSEREVLQALEACLQEHQGEYVRLLGIDTQAKRRVLEQVIQTP from the coding sequence ATGGTTGTCCATTCAACTCCCCAAGGGTTTGCGACACGCGCGGCGGCTCCCCCAACGCCTTGGTCCCAGACCCTGGCAGAACCCAAGATCCATGCGACGGCCTATGTCCATGCCTCCGCCAGTATTATTGGTGATGTGCGGGTCGGTGCAAATGTCCTGATTGCCCCCGGAACCTCTGTGCGGGCGGATGAAGGTGCACCGTTTCGCATTGGTGAGGGCAGCAATATTCAAGATGGGGTGGTCATTCATGGTCTGGAGCGGGGGCGGGTGTTGGGGGATGACCAGCAGGAGTATTCCGTTTGGATTGGCCAGAATACTTCGATTACCCACAAGGCTCTGATTCATGGCCCTTGTTATATTGGCAATGACTGTTTTATCGGCTTCCGCTCGACCGTATTTAATGCCCGGATTGGTCACGGTTGCATCGTGATGATGCACGTGCTGATCCAGGACGTGGAAATTCCGCCGGGGAAATACGTGCCCTCTGGGGCGGTGATTACTAACCAGCAGCAAGTCGATCGCCTGACGGACGTGCGGGCCGAGGACTTGAACTTTGCCAGCCACGTTATTTCAATTAACGATGCCCTGCGGGCTGGTTACCACTGTGCTGAAGATGCCAGTTGTATTAACCCGATCCGCAATCATGTTACACCCGATCACACACATACACACACGCATGGACGCAGCGACGCGACTGAAGGAGGCAGGAGTATGAGCTATGGACTCAGTTCTGAGGTAGTGACTCAGGTTCGCAATTTACTGTCACAGGGATACCGGGTGGGTACCGAACACGCCGATGCCCGCCGCTTCCGTACAGGATCTTGGCAGACCTGTGCACCCATTTCGTCTACCTATGAGGCCGAGGTCCTCAAGGCGTTAGGGGCCTGTCTCCAGGAACATGCGGGGGAATATGTCCGCCTGCTGGGGATTGATACCCAGGCTAAGCGGCGGGTGCTGGAAATGATTATTCAACAACCGGATGGAAATCCCCCGGCCCCCAGCAGCAATGTGCGCATGGCGGCGGCCCCCACCCGTCAGTCTGGCAGTGGCGCTACTCAGGGGGGCGCGGGTCCTGATGTGGCTGCTCAAGTGCGTCAGTTCCTGGCTCAGGGCTATCGGGTGGGCTTGGAATATGCCAATGAGCGCCGCTTCCGCACCGGCTCCTGGCAGAGTGCGGCGCTGCAAGCTACCCACGAGGCAGGGATTCTCGCAGAACTGACTGCCTTCCTGCAAGAACATGCCAATGACTATGTGCGCCTGTTGGGGATTGATGCCCAGGCAAAGCGGCGGGTGGGTGAAGTTCTGATTCAACGGCCCGGTCAGGGGGTGGCGATCGCGGCTGACAGCCGGGGTAGTGCGCCTAGCCGCAGTGACAGTGCCCCTAGCTTTCGCAGTTATCGCCCGTCCGGCAATGGTCATGGCGGGGGGGAACTCGCCAACCAGGTGCGGCAACTCCTGGCACAGGGCTATCAGGTTGGGGTGGAGTATGCTAATGAACGCCGGTTCCGCACCGGGTCTTGGCAGAGTGGTTCAATCCAGGCTACCCATGAGGCTGGGATTATATCGGAACTGAATGCTTTTCTCCAGGAGCACGCGGGTGAGTACGTGCGTCTGCTGGGTATTGATGCCAATGCCAAGCGCCGCGTTTCTGAACAAATTATCCAGCGGCCCAACGGCCAATCTAGCAATGGATCGACGACGGCAACAACGGCAGGCAAGGGGTTTGGTCAATCGTCCTATAGCGGCGCAAAGTCCAGTGGACGCTCTACCAGTAATGGGTCGGGTAGTCGGGCAGGGGCGACTGCTTTAGCGGCTGATATTGTCACTCAGGTGCGTAAACTCCTGTCCCAGGGGTATCGCATTGGTACGGAGCACGCTACTCCCCGTCGCTTCCGTACTAGTTCGTGGGAAAGTTGTGCCCCGATTACCTCCACCTCAGAGCGGGAGGTGCTGCAAGCCTTGGAGGCGTGTCTCCAGGAACACCAGGGTGAATACGTCCGGCTGTTGGGGATTGATACCCAGGCTAAACGGCGGGTCTTGGAACAGGTGATCCAGACGCCTTAG
- a CDS encoding LbetaH domain-containing protein → MHLQPLRSPELSTYLSGDVVIHRDAVIAPGVLMLADPGSRIIIGAGVCIGLGAILHAHGGDLTIEAGVTLGAGVLVVGSGCIGANTCVGAATTVFNTSIDRGQLIPPASVLGDTSRQVTGAAATPILEAEHTVFHSEVRYGVPAEAGGTPPPSPPEAPPSSAAVPETSATSGIPASPEARSEPASPPRPQGAVYGKAHFERLRYHLFSRPSPGASSAGGE, encoded by the coding sequence ATGCACTTGCAACCGCTACGATCGCCAGAGTTGTCAACCTACCTGAGTGGCGATGTGGTCATCCATCGTGATGCGGTGATTGCCCCAGGGGTGTTGATGCTAGCCGATCCGGGCAGTCGGATTATTATTGGTGCAGGGGTTTGTATTGGTCTGGGAGCGATCCTCCACGCCCACGGGGGAGACTTAACGATCGAAGCGGGTGTGACCTTGGGCGCGGGGGTGTTGGTGGTGGGGTCGGGCTGTATTGGGGCCAATACCTGTGTGGGGGCGGCAACAACGGTCTTTAATACCTCGATCGATCGAGGGCAACTGATTCCTCCCGCTTCTGTGTTAGGTGATACCAGTCGGCAGGTTACGGGCGCGGCAGCAACTCCCATCCTGGAGGCGGAGCATACAGTCTTCCACTCGGAGGTGCGCTATGGGGTTCCGGCTGAAGCGGGAGGGACCCCACCGCCCTCACCCCCAGAAGCCCCTCCATCGTCAGCAGCGGTTCCTGAGACGTCTGCGACTTCAGGCATACCGGCCTCCCCTGAGGCTAGGTCTGAGCCGGCGTCGCCGCCTAGACCGCAGGGGGCTGTCTATGGCAAGGCCCATTTTGAACGGTTACGGTATCATTTATTCTCGCGACCCTCACCGGGAGCATCCTCAGCAGGGGGTGAGTAA